The Solanum lycopersicum chromosome 9, SLM_r2.1 genome window below encodes:
- the LOC138338513 gene encoding uncharacterized protein — protein sequence MKTGIAQYIAKYPNCQQVKAKHLKPGGLTQIIEVLTWKWEAINMDFVVGLLKTRKQHDSIEELSLLHISGDLSTKAWARSYHSSIGMAPFEALYDRRCRSPVGWFEIGESSILGPEIIYAVLEKIIVIRDSLPTA from the exons aTGAAGACGGGCATTGCACAATACATAGCCAAGTAtcctaattgtcagcaggttaaggcaaagcatcttaagcctggtggtctaactcagattattgaggttctaacttggaagtgggaggccattaatatggacttcgtggttggtcttctgaAGACTAGAAAGCAACATGATTCC atagaggagctcagtttacttcATATTTCTGGAGATCTTTCCACAAAAGCATGGGCACGCAG ctatcactccagcattgggatggcaccgtttgaggcactgtatgataggaggtgtagatctccagttgggtggtttgagattggagagtcatccattttgggtcccGAGATCATTTATGCGGTCTTAGAGAAGATCATAGTAATTAGGGACAGCTTACCTACTGCTTAA